One Luteimonas sp. MC1825 DNA segment encodes these proteins:
- a CDS encoding NfeD family protein: MRWGADTTVWAAIALVLIAAETFMPGAFLLWMGIAAALVWLVVLLVPGLSMLAQVILFVVLSVVAVLAYRKWFRRRERPSDRPLLNRRADQLVGRVVPLDHAIVGGRGRVKIDDAYWVVRGVELPAGTLVRVVGSDGMVLEVLLAE; encoded by the coding sequence ATGCGCTGGGGCGCCGATACCACCGTCTGGGCCGCGATCGCGCTGGTGCTGATCGCGGCCGAGACCTTCATGCCGGGTGCGTTCCTGCTGTGGATGGGCATCGCCGCGGCGCTGGTCTGGCTGGTCGTGCTGCTGGTGCCGGGCCTCAGCATGCTGGCCCAGGTGATCCTGTTCGTCGTGCTGAGCGTGGTCGCGGTGCTGGCCTACAGGAAATGGTTCCGCCGTCGCGAGCGCCCCAGCGACCGGCCGCTGCTGAACCGGCGTGCCGACCAGCTGGTCGGCCGCGTGGTGCCGCTCGACCACGCCATCGTCGGTGGCCGCGGACGGGTCAAGATCGACGACGCATACTGGGTCGTCCGCGGCGTGGAGCTGCCGGCCGGCACCCTGGTGCGGGTGGTGGGCAGCGACGGCATGGTGCTCGAGGTCCTGCTGGCGGAGTGA
- a CDS encoding M48 family metallopeptidase, whose product MNFFEQQAKARSTSSRLVVLFALAVVGIVLAVDLAVAVFLGVHWGVLGFTTLVTLAVIGLGSLYRMASLRGGGDAVALQFGGVPVPEETSDRNLRRLRNVVEEIAIASGVPVPKLYVLEDEAAINAFAAGYSPSDAAIAVTRGALDRLNRDELQGVIAHEFSHVLNGDMRLNIRLIGVLFGILMISLIGRKILWLGGGRSRNGAAVMVAALVALAVGSIGLLFGRMIKASVSRTRERLADASAVQFTRQTSGLAGALKKIAGLPAGARLNDRADAEEASHMLFGDGVGFSGLFATHPPLLERIQALEPSFRADQLEHLRVQWMVAAPAGLEEDVRLGLDSQAGGLPARDARINVTPPMVAAQVATPEPGDYLRADAIARSMPASLRALAQSRETVVPLLLGLLLDADDAIRTRQATEASARLGHAVADAATALQRGELAGLHPMLRLPLVAIAFPVLRRRPRPELESILDTVHAMVHCDGRVSLFEYCMARLLEVQLRESLDPRRHARFGRRKPGSVREEFATLLAVVAQAGNPSDRAEAQRAYLAGLQRVLPRDHLPYAPPADGVLALDDVWPALDGLEPLAKQMMVEAVTAAASHDGRISVAEAELLRTICAVLHCPLPPMLEHG is encoded by the coding sequence ATGAACTTCTTCGAGCAGCAGGCCAAGGCCCGCAGCACCAGTAGCCGCCTGGTCGTCCTGTTTGCGCTGGCCGTGGTCGGCATCGTGCTGGCCGTCGACCTGGCGGTGGCCGTGTTCCTCGGCGTGCACTGGGGCGTGCTGGGATTCACCACGCTGGTGACGCTGGCGGTGATCGGCCTGGGGTCGCTGTACCGCATGGCGTCGCTGCGCGGCGGCGGCGACGCGGTGGCGCTGCAGTTCGGCGGCGTGCCGGTGCCGGAGGAGACCAGCGACCGCAACCTCAGGCGCCTGCGCAACGTGGTCGAGGAGATCGCCATCGCCTCCGGCGTGCCGGTGCCCAAGCTCTACGTGCTCGAGGACGAGGCCGCGATCAACGCGTTCGCCGCCGGCTACTCGCCGTCGGATGCCGCCATCGCGGTGACGCGCGGCGCGCTCGACCGGCTCAACCGCGACGAGCTGCAGGGGGTCATCGCGCACGAGTTCAGCCATGTGCTCAATGGCGACATGCGCCTCAACATCCGCCTGATCGGCGTGCTGTTCGGCATCCTGATGATCAGCCTGATCGGCCGCAAGATCCTCTGGCTGGGCGGCGGGCGAAGCCGCAACGGTGCCGCGGTCATGGTCGCCGCGCTGGTGGCGCTGGCGGTCGGCAGCATCGGCCTGCTGTTCGGGCGGATGATCAAGGCCAGCGTGAGCCGCACCCGCGAGCGGCTGGCCGATGCCTCGGCGGTGCAGTTCACGCGCCAGACCTCCGGGCTTGCCGGCGCGCTGAAGAAGATCGCCGGCTTGCCCGCGGGCGCGCGCCTCAATGACCGCGCCGACGCCGAGGAGGCCAGCCATATGCTGTTCGGCGACGGCGTGGGCTTCAGCGGGCTGTTCGCCACGCACCCGCCGCTGCTCGAGCGCATCCAGGCGCTGGAGCCGTCGTTCCGCGCCGACCAGCTCGAACACCTGCGCGTGCAGTGGATGGTGGCCGCGCCTGCGGGACTCGAGGAAGACGTGCGGCTGGGCCTCGACAGCCAGGCCGGCGGGCTGCCGGCGCGCGACGCGCGCATCAACGTGACGCCACCCATGGTGGCCGCGCAGGTGGCCACTCCCGAACCCGGCGACTACCTGCGCGCCGACGCGATCGCGCGCAGCATGCCGGCATCGCTGCGCGCGCTGGCGCAGTCGCGCGAGACCGTCGTGCCGCTGCTGCTCGGCCTGCTGCTCGATGCCGATGACGCGATCCGCACGCGCCAGGCCACCGAGGCCAGCGCCCGCCTGGGCCACGCCGTGGCCGATGCGGCCACGGCGCTGCAGCGCGGCGAGCTGGCCGGCCTGCACCCGATGCTGCGCCTGCCGCTGGTCGCGATCGCGTTCCCGGTGCTGCGCCGCAGGCCACGCCCGGAGCTGGAGTCGATCCTCGACACCGTGCACGCGATGGTGCACTGCGATGGCCGGGTCTCGCTGTTCGAATACTGCATGGCGCGCCTGCTGGAGGTACAGCTGCGCGAATCGCTGGATCCGCGCCGCCACGCGCGCTTCGGCCGCCGCAAGCCGGGCAGCGTGCGCGAGGAGTTCGCCACCCTGCTGGCGGTCGTCGCGCAGGCCGGCAATCCGTCTGACCGCGCCGAGGCGCAGCGCGCCTATCTCGCCGGCCTGCAGCGCGTGCTCCCGCGCGACCACCTGCCGTATGCGCCGCCGGCCGATGGCGTGCTGGCGCTGGACGACGTGTGGCCGGCACTGGACGGCCTGGAGCCGCTGGCGAAGCAGATGATGGTCGAGGCGGTGACCGCGGCGGCCAGCCACGATGGCCGCATCTCGGTGGCCGAGGCGGAGCTGCTGCGCACGATCTGCGCGGTGCTGCACTGCCCGCTTCCGCCGATGCTCGAGCACGGCTGA
- a CDS encoding SPFH domain-containing protein, whose amino-acid sequence MAGGTFIAAVLAVAFIVFFFKMVRIVPQGFEWTVERFGKYTHTLSPGLHLLIPVMQAIGRKVNVMEQVLDVPSQEVITKDNAVVKVDGVVFFQVLDAAKAAYEVSNLEIATIALVQTNIRTVIGSMDLDESLSNRETINAQLLNVVDHATNPWGIKVTRIEIRDIQPPRDLIDSMGRQMKAERDRRAVILEAEGHRSSAILRAEGEKQAAILQAEGEREAAYREAEARERLAEAEAKATEMVSNAIAAGDVQAINYFIAQKYVEAFRELATAPNAKFVMMPMETSGIIGSIAGIAELGKEALGKQQVDTRARIDAKRGGA is encoded by the coding sequence ATGGCCGGTGGAACCTTCATCGCAGCGGTACTGGCGGTCGCGTTCATCGTGTTCTTCTTCAAGATGGTCCGCATCGTGCCGCAGGGCTTCGAGTGGACGGTCGAGCGCTTCGGCAAGTACACCCACACACTGTCGCCGGGCCTGCACCTGCTGATCCCGGTGATGCAGGCCATCGGCCGCAAGGTCAACGTGATGGAACAGGTCCTGGACGTGCCCTCGCAGGAGGTCATCACCAAGGACAACGCGGTGGTGAAGGTTGACGGCGTGGTGTTCTTCCAGGTGCTCGATGCCGCGAAGGCCGCCTACGAGGTGTCCAACCTCGAGATCGCCACTATCGCGCTGGTGCAGACCAACATCCGCACCGTGATCGGCTCGATGGACCTGGACGAGTCGCTGTCCAACCGCGAGACCATCAACGCCCAGCTGCTCAACGTGGTCGACCACGCCACCAATCCCTGGGGCATCAAGGTCACCCGCATCGAGATCCGCGACATCCAGCCGCCGCGCGACCTGATCGATTCCATGGGCCGGCAGATGAAGGCCGAGCGCGACCGTCGCGCGGTGATCCTGGAAGCCGAAGGCCATCGCAGCTCGGCGATCCTGCGCGCCGAGGGCGAGAAGCAGGCGGCGATCCTGCAGGCCGAAGGCGAGCGCGAGGCCGCCTACCGCGAGGCCGAGGCGCGCGAGCGCCTGGCCGAGGCCGAGGCCAAGGCCACCGAGATGGTGTCCAACGCGATCGCCGCCGGCGACGTGCAGGCGATCAACTACTTCATCGCGCAGAAATACGTGGAGGCGTTCCGCGAACTGGCCACCGCGCCCAATGCCAAGTTCGTGATGATGCCGATGGAGACCAGCGGCATCATCGGCTCGATCGCCGGCATCGCCGAACTGGGCAAGGAAGCGCTGGGCAAGCAGCAGGTCGACACGCGCGCGCGGATCGACGCCAAGCGCGGCGGGGCCTGA
- a CDS encoding LemA family protein has translation MSSLLILLVIVGLAVVALMWGVGIYNGLIASRNAFKNAFAQIDVQLQRRFDLIPNLVETAKGYLTHERETLEAVIAARAAAVSGLAAAKADPGDAAAMAELAQSQGALNGALGRLMMVAEAYPDLKANQNMMQLSEELTSTENRVAFARQAFNDSVMAYNNRREVFPSNILAGMFNFQHAALLEIPADKAEVREAPKVQF, from the coding sequence ATGTCCAGCTTGCTGATCCTGCTGGTAATTGTGGGTCTGGCCGTAGTCGCGCTGATGTGGGGCGTGGGCATCTACAACGGCCTCATCGCCTCCCGCAACGCATTCAAGAACGCATTCGCGCAGATCGACGTGCAGCTGCAGCGCCGTTTCGACCTGATCCCCAACCTGGTGGAAACCGCCAAGGGCTACCTGACGCACGAGCGCGAGACGCTGGAAGCCGTGATCGCGGCACGCGCCGCGGCGGTGTCGGGGCTGGCGGCAGCCAAGGCCGATCCCGGCGACGCGGCCGCGATGGCCGAGCTCGCGCAGTCGCAGGGTGCGCTGAACGGCGCACTCGGGCGGCTGATGATGGTGGCCGAGGCCTACCCCGACCTGAAGGCCAACCAGAACATGATGCAACTCAGCGAAGAGCTGACATCCACCGAGAACCGCGTCGCGTTCGCGCGCCAGGCCTTCAATGATTCGGTGATGGCCTACAACAACCGGCGCGAGGTGTTCCCGTCGAACATCCTGGCCGGGATGTTCAACTTCCAGCACGCGGCCCTGCTCGAGATCCCGGCCGACAAGGCCGAGGTCCGCGAGGCGCCGAAGGTCCAGTTCTGA
- a CDS encoding serine hydrolase domain-containing protein → MKGIARSPRRLIAGVGLLAALVPVAVGSAAQPQGWNAASAPAAATTTTVAANVAPLLPPGVKSMPLAGDFDVARFEAMAQAIVANQRVPGLAMAIVHDGKVLSARGYGITDVRAAEPVDAHTVFRLASLSKAFAGTVTGLLVAEGALRWDSHVADYMPSLRFSDPQAASRLTVADVLSHRVGLGRNTFDRDLERNADYRTLVQQLASAPMTCGVGDCYSYQNIAFSLVGDVVFGATGQFFSEAVTGRIFKPLGMNDASYGLEGIQASPRWARPHVRAGGGWTSLTPKPTYYRVAPAAGVNASISDMAQWLLAQSGRRPDVLPAPLLATLQQSLVSTPGELRSSSWRRQRLNEAGYALGWRVYDYSGHRVVFHGGAVQGYRGLMAMIPERDLGVVLLWNSDSSVPSGLLPTILDSAIGLAPQRWLDVDFDAVDDMLQAGTESGGRPQAGAATITAAQAGAGGAAASVARPD, encoded by the coding sequence ATGAAAGGCATAGCACGCAGCCCGCGCCGACTCATTGCCGGGGTCGGCCTGCTCGCCGCACTGGTACCGGTCGCGGTGGGCTCGGCCGCGCAGCCACAGGGCTGGAACGCGGCATCGGCGCCCGCCGCCGCAACCACCACCACGGTCGCGGCCAACGTCGCGCCGCTGCTGCCGCCCGGGGTGAAGTCGATGCCCCTGGCGGGCGACTTCGATGTCGCCCGCTTCGAGGCGATGGCGCAGGCGATCGTCGCCAACCAGCGCGTGCCCGGCCTGGCGATGGCCATCGTCCACGACGGCAAGGTGCTGAGCGCGCGCGGCTATGGCATCACCGACGTGCGCGCCGCCGAGCCGGTCGACGCGCATACCGTGTTCCGCCTGGCGTCGCTGTCCAAGGCGTTCGCCGGCACCGTCACCGGACTGCTGGTCGCCGAGGGCGCGCTGCGCTGGGACAGCCATGTCGCCGACTACATGCCGTCGCTGCGCTTCTCCGACCCGCAGGCGGCGAGCCGGCTCACCGTGGCCGACGTGCTGAGCCACCGCGTGGGCCTTGGCCGCAACACCTTCGACCGCGACCTCGAGCGCAACGCCGACTACCGCACCCTGGTGCAGCAGCTGGCCAGCGCACCGATGACCTGCGGCGTCGGCGATTGCTACAGCTACCAGAACATCGCCTTCAGCCTGGTCGGCGACGTCGTGTTCGGCGCCACCGGCCAGTTCTTCAGCGAGGCGGTGACCGGGCGCATCTTCAAGCCGCTGGGCATGAACGATGCCAGCTACGGCCTCGAAGGCATCCAGGCGAGCCCGCGCTGGGCACGGCCGCACGTGCGCGCCGGCGGCGGCTGGACCTCGCTCACGCCCAAGCCCACCTACTATCGGGTCGCGCCGGCGGCCGGCGTCAACGCCAGCATCAGTGACATGGCGCAGTGGCTGCTTGCGCAGTCCGGTCGGCGACCCGACGTGCTGCCCGCGCCGCTGCTCGCGACGCTGCAACAGTCGCTGGTGTCCACCCCGGGCGAACTTCGCAGCTCGTCATGGCGGCGCCAGCGCCTGAACGAGGCGGGCTATGCGCTCGGTTGGCGCGTGTACGACTACTCCGGCCATCGCGTGGTGTTCCATGGCGGCGCCGTGCAGGGCTACCGCGGGCTGATGGCGATGATCCCCGAGCGCGACCTCGGCGTGGTGCTGCTGTGGAACAGCGACAGCAGCGTGCCCTCCGGCCTGCTGCCGACGATCCTCGACAGCGCGATCGGGCTGGCCCCGCAGCGCTGGCTCGACGTCGACTTCGATGCGGTGGACGACATGCTGCAGGCCGGGACCGAAAGCGGCGGGCGGCCACAGGCTGGTGCCGCGACGATCACGGCGGCGCAGGCGGGCGCCGGCGGTGCGGCGGCCTCTGTGGCGCGTCCCGACTGA
- a CDS encoding nucleoside transporter C-terminal domain-containing protein: MEVLSRVGFGLFGLVVLIAFTWLFSNNRGRVDWKLVATGVTLQIAFATLVILVPGGREVFDWLGQLFVRILGFVNAGSEFIFGSLMDVQTYGFIFAFQVLPTIIFFASLMAVLYHLGIMQFVVRVMALAITKVMRVSGAETTSVCASVFIGQTEAPLTVRPYISRMTESELITMMIGGMAHIAGGVLAAYVGMLGAGDPVEQAFYAKHLLAASIMAAPATLVIAKILIPETGEPLTRGTVKMEVEKTTSNVIDAAAAGAGDGLKLALNIGAMLLAFIALIAMINAPLTWLGEITGLQAMIGKPTDLSAIFGYVLAPVAWLIGVPWADAGTVGSLIGQKVVINEFVAYLQLADIVNGRVEGVSLTGEGRLIATYALCGFANFSSIAIQIGGIGGLAPDRRHDLARFGLRAVLGGTVATLMTATIAGVLTNIGA; this comes from the coding sequence ATGGAAGTATTGTCGCGCGTCGGCTTCGGCCTGTTCGGACTGGTCGTACTGATCGCCTTCACCTGGCTGTTCTCGAACAACCGCGGACGGGTCGACTGGAAGCTGGTGGCGACCGGCGTGACGCTGCAGATCGCGTTCGCCACGCTGGTGATCCTGGTGCCGGGCGGGCGCGAAGTCTTCGACTGGCTCGGCCAGCTGTTCGTGCGCATCCTCGGGTTCGTCAATGCCGGCTCGGAGTTCATCTTCGGCAGCCTGATGGACGTGCAGACCTACGGCTTCATCTTCGCCTTCCAGGTGCTGCCGACCATCATCTTCTTCGCCTCGCTGATGGCGGTGCTCTACCACCTGGGCATCATGCAGTTCGTCGTCCGCGTCATGGCACTGGCGATCACCAAGGTGATGCGCGTGTCGGGCGCGGAGACCACCAGCGTCTGCGCCAGCGTGTTCATCGGCCAGACCGAGGCGCCGCTGACCGTGCGCCCCTACATTTCGCGCATGACCGAATCCGAGCTGATCACCATGATGATCGGCGGCATGGCGCACATCGCCGGCGGCGTGCTGGCCGCCTACGTGGGCATGCTCGGCGCGGGCGATCCGGTGGAGCAGGCGTTCTATGCCAAGCACCTGCTCGCGGCCTCGATCATGGCCGCGCCGGCGACGCTGGTGATCGCCAAGATCCTGATCCCCGAAACCGGCGAACCGCTGACCCGCGGCACGGTGAAGATGGAGGTCGAGAAGACCACCAGCAACGTCATCGACGCCGCCGCCGCCGGCGCCGGCGACGGCCTCAAGCTGGCGCTCAACATCGGCGCCATGCTGCTCGCCTTCATCGCCCTGATCGCGATGATCAACGCGCCGCTCACCTGGCTCGGCGAGATCACCGGCCTGCAGGCGATGATCGGCAAGCCCACCGACCTGTCCGCGATCTTCGGCTACGTGCTGGCGCCGGTGGCCTGGCTGATCGGCGTGCCGTGGGCCGATGCCGGCACCGTCGGCTCGCTGATCGGGCAGAAGGTGGTGATCAACGAATTCGTCGCCTACCTGCAGCTTGCCGACATCGTCAATGGCCGCGTCGAAGGCGTCTCGCTGACCGGCGAAGGCCGGCTGATCGCGACCTACGCGCTGTGCGGCTTCGCCAACTTCAGCTCGATCGCGATCCAGATCGGCGGCATCGGCGGCCTGGCCCCGGACCGCCGCCACGACCTGGCGCGGTTCGGCCTGCGCGCGGTGCTCGGCGGCACGGTGGCCACGTTGATGACCGCCACGATCGCCGGCGTGCTGACCAACATCGGCGCCTGA
- a CDS encoding aldo/keto reductase, with amino-acid sequence MDYRRLGASGLALSALSLGAWTTFGAGIGRGAARDLVAAAWDHGINFFDNAEGYANGEAERVMGDVIADLRLPRDGFAVSSKVMFGSAADPLPMQRGLSRKHVHDACHGALRRLRVDYLDLYFCHRPDPDVPVAETVAAMDALIRQGKVLYWGTSEWPAALVREAHAVARAHHLHAPSMEQPQYNLLHRRRVELEYAPLYAEFGMGATVWSPLASGLLTGKYGAGIPEDSRLGRDPGLARMVIEGDGEAHRVARAQRFAALAAELGVAPAALAIAWCLRNPHVSTVLLGASRVGQLLENLGALALANRLDDAAFARAEAVTAG; translated from the coding sequence ATGGACTACCGCAGGCTTGGCGCGTCAGGACTCGCGCTGTCGGCGCTCTCGCTGGGCGCGTGGACGACGTTCGGTGCCGGCATCGGGCGTGGCGCGGCACGCGACCTGGTGGCCGCCGCCTGGGACCACGGCATCAACTTCTTCGACAACGCCGAGGGCTACGCCAACGGCGAGGCCGAGCGGGTGATGGGCGACGTGATCGCCGACCTGCGCCTGCCGCGCGACGGGTTCGCGGTGTCGAGCAAGGTGATGTTCGGGTCCGCCGCCGATCCGCTGCCCATGCAGCGCGGGCTGTCGCGCAAGCATGTGCACGATGCCTGCCACGGCGCGCTCAGGCGCCTGCGCGTCGACTACCTTGATCTGTACTTCTGCCACCGCCCCGATCCCGACGTGCCGGTGGCGGAAACCGTGGCCGCGATGGACGCGCTGATCCGCCAGGGCAAGGTGCTGTACTGGGGCACCTCGGAGTGGCCGGCGGCGCTGGTGCGCGAGGCGCATGCGGTGGCGCGTGCCCACCACCTGCACGCGCCCTCCATGGAGCAGCCACAGTACAACCTGCTTCATCGCCGTCGCGTGGAACTGGAGTACGCCCCGCTGTACGCCGAGTTCGGCATGGGCGCCACGGTGTGGTCGCCGCTCGCGTCGGGCCTGCTTACAGGGAAGTATGGCGCCGGCATTCCGGAGGACAGCCGGCTCGGGCGTGATCCCGGCCTGGCGCGCATGGTCATCGAAGGCGACGGCGAGGCTCACCGTGTCGCGCGCGCGCAGCGCTTCGCCGCGCTCGCCGCGGAACTGGGCGTGGCGCCCGCCGCGTTGGCGATTGCCTGGTGCCTGCGCAATCCGCACGTGTCCACGGTGCTGCTGGGCGCGAGCCGGGTCGGGCAGCTGTTGGAGAACCTCGGCGCACTTGCGCTGGCCAATCGCCTGGATGATGCCGCGTTCGCGCGCGCCGAGGCGGTCACCGCGGGCTGA
- a CDS encoding GGDEF domain-containing protein: MHASEIRIRDTLQRLLVPPDELMRELGASGELLVARVRAALSALILLLPLVAAATGAGTRRVLLALGVAVLANGMAMLWLALARHARRWPWLPYATGAWDVTLTSAALALLALEDPVAGLANPVAWCFYLIAIWFTALRNNGRLTLFVGALAIAQYTLLLAVLLAAAPAHDALLSPEHGAVGMGGQAWRLLLLVIATGLAATVVHRMQRLVELSGHDGLTGLPNRSWLLQRMPHVFAAARNAGASLTLVLLDIDRFKRVNDEAGAEVGDRALRHIAATMSGVLATDEHLARIGGQEFVLVLQCPVGSAWERLDRLRRDLAERPFLPERGSDAFAFTFSAGLAAWPHDGGNTSALLGCADRRLKQAKATGGNRIAARDA, translated from the coding sequence ATGCATGCCAGCGAAATCCGGATCCGCGACACGCTGCAGCGCCTGCTGGTGCCGCCGGACGAACTCATGCGCGAGCTTGGCGCATCGGGGGAACTCCTGGTCGCCCGGGTGCGGGCGGCGCTGTCGGCGTTGATCCTGCTGCTGCCGCTGGTGGCCGCGGCCACCGGGGCCGGTACCCGGCGGGTGCTGCTGGCCCTGGGCGTGGCGGTGCTGGCCAATGGCATGGCGATGCTGTGGCTCGCCCTGGCGCGGCACGCGCGCCGCTGGCCGTGGCTGCCCTACGCCACCGGCGCCTGGGACGTGACCCTGACCTCGGCCGCGCTCGCGTTGCTGGCGCTGGAAGACCCCGTGGCCGGCCTGGCCAACCCGGTGGCCTGGTGCTTCTACCTGATCGCGATCTGGTTCACGGCCCTGCGCAACAACGGCCGCCTCACGCTGTTCGTCGGCGCGCTGGCGATCGCGCAGTACACGCTCCTGTTGGCGGTGCTGCTGGCTGCCGCGCCCGCGCACGACGCGCTGCTGTCACCGGAGCATGGCGCGGTCGGGATGGGCGGGCAGGCCTGGCGGTTGCTGCTGCTGGTGATCGCCACCGGACTGGCGGCCACCGTGGTGCATCGCATGCAGCGCCTGGTCGAGTTGTCCGGGCACGACGGCCTGACCGGCCTGCCCAATCGCTCATGGCTGCTGCAGCGCATGCCGCATGTGTTCGCCGCCGCGCGCAACGCCGGCGCCTCGCTCACCCTGGTGCTCCTCGACATCGACCGGTTCAAGCGCGTCAACGACGAGGCCGGTGCGGAGGTGGGCGATCGCGCCCTGCGCCACATTGCCGCCACCATGAGCGGCGTGCTGGCCACCGACGAACACCTCGCCCGGATCGGTGGCCAGGAGTTCGTGCTCGTGCTGCAGTGCCCGGTGGGCAGTGCCTGGGAACGCCTGGACCGCCTGCGGCGCGACCTCGCGGAGCGTCCGTTCCTGCCGGAGCGTGGCAGCGACGCATTCGCGTTCACGTTCAGTGCCGGGCTGGCCGCCTGGCCGCACGACGGCGGCAACACCTCGGCGCTGCTGGGCTGTGCAGACCGCCGGCTCAAGCAGGCCAAGGCCACCGGCGGCAACCGCATCGCCGCCCGCGACGCCTGA
- the gcvH gene encoding glycine cleavage system protein GcvH, with protein MTDIPGDLMFMKSHEWTRIEGDGKVTVGISDHAQGLLGDLVYVDLPGVGDRAEAGTAAAVVESVKAASDVYAPVSGTIVAVNTALADKPETINEDAFGEGWLFVIEMDEPEQLKELLGPDEYAELIEADE; from the coding sequence ATGACCGATATCCCAGGCGACCTCATGTTCATGAAGTCACACGAATGGACCCGCATCGAGGGTGACGGCAAGGTCACCGTCGGTATTTCCGACCATGCCCAGGGCCTGCTCGGCGACCTGGTGTACGTCGATCTTCCGGGTGTCGGCGATCGTGCCGAAGCCGGCACCGCCGCGGCGGTGGTCGAGTCGGTGAAGGCGGCGTCGGACGTGTACGCGCCGGTGTCGGGAACGATCGTCGCGGTCAACACCGCGCTGGCCGACAAGCCCGAGACCATCAACGAGGATGCGTTCGGCGAAGGCTGGCTGTTCGTCATCGAGATGGACGAGCCGGAACAGCTCAAGGAACTGCTCGGGCCGGACGAATACGCCGAGCTGATCGAAGCCGACGAGTAA
- the gcvT gene encoding glycine cleavage system aminomethyltransferase GcvT yields the protein MTRKTILNDAHRSAGAKMVDFGGWDMPLNYGSQIDEHHQVRRDAGMFDVSHMTVVDLHGARVKDFLRHLVANSVDKLKVTGKALYTCMLNPQGGVIDDLIVYYLGDDFYRLVVNASTRDKDLAWIGGQAGPFDIEVRERDDLAMIAVQGPNARDKVLGLIDESDRAAVAKLAKFAARDVQAATGAPLFVARTGYTGEDGFEVVMAQEHAVAFWDALLAAGVAPAGLGARDTLRLEAGMGLYGQDMDESVSPLEASLAWTVSFDEGRDFIGRAALESQRDAGDARQMIAVVMDDKGVLRHGQKVVAGNGEGEILSGTFAPTLGKAIAFARVPAGEPGEVRVDIRGREVPLRVVQAPFVRDGKARDGI from the coding sequence ATGACCCGCAAGACGATCCTCAACGACGCCCACCGCAGCGCCGGTGCGAAGATGGTGGACTTCGGCGGCTGGGACATGCCGCTCAACTATGGCTCGCAGATCGACGAGCACCACCAGGTGCGCCGCGATGCCGGCATGTTCGACGTCTCGCACATGACGGTGGTCGACCTGCACGGGGCCCGGGTCAAGGACTTCCTGCGCCACTTGGTGGCCAACTCGGTCGACAAGCTCAAGGTCACCGGCAAGGCGCTCTACACCTGCATGCTCAATCCGCAGGGTGGCGTGATCGACGACCTGATCGTCTACTACCTCGGTGACGACTTCTATCGCCTGGTGGTCAATGCCTCCACGCGTGACAAGGACCTGGCGTGGATCGGCGGCCAGGCCGGGCCGTTCGACATCGAGGTCCGCGAGCGCGATGACCTGGCGATGATCGCGGTGCAGGGCCCGAACGCACGCGACAAGGTGCTGGGCCTCATCGACGAGAGCGACCGCGCGGCGGTCGCCAAGCTCGCCAAGTTCGCCGCGCGCGACGTGCAGGCGGCCACGGGCGCGCCGTTGTTCGTTGCACGCACGGGCTACACCGGCGAGGACGGCTTTGAGGTGGTCATGGCGCAGGAGCACGCGGTGGCGTTCTGGGATGCGCTGCTGGCGGCCGGCGTGGCGCCCGCCGGGCTCGGCGCGCGCGACACGCTGCGCCTCGAAGCCGGCATGGGCCTGTACGGCCAGGACATGGACGAATCGGTGAGCCCGCTGGAAGCGTCGCTGGCGTGGACCGTGTCCTTCGACGAGGGTCGCGACTTCATCGGCCGCGCGGCGCTGGAGTCGCAGCGCGACGCGGGCGACGCGCGGCAGATGATCGCCGTGGTGATGGACGACAAGGGCGTGCTGCGCCACGGCCAGAAGGTGGTCGCGGGCAACGGCGAGGGCGAGATCCTCTCGGGCACGTTCGCACCCACGCTGGGCAAGGCGATCGCGTTCGCGCGCGTGCCGGCGGGCGAGCCGGGCGAGGTGCGCGTCGACATCCGCGGCCGCGAGGTGCCGCTGCGCGTGGTGCAGGCGCCGTTCGTCCGCGATGGCAAGGCACGCGACGGGATTTGA